A stretch of Vibrio maritimus DNA encodes these proteins:
- a CDS encoding ABC transporter permease produces the protein MFETIILMLDATLRVATPLILASLAGMFCERSGIVNIALEGKLLAAAFAGAATAHVTGSAWLGLFAGVGVSVLLALLHGFASITHRGDQVVSGMAINILAAGLTITLGRHWFQQGGQTPALSGDARFAPITFPGADAVADVPVLGLLYSELISGHSILVYMVVFIVPACWYLLFKTRFGLRLRAVGESPSAVDTAGISVVRMRYAAVAICGVLVGIGGVYLSVAQTAQFIPNMSAGKGYMALAALIFGKWRPFTAMGACLLFGFLDALAIRMQGVSIGDFPIPVQAIEAIPYVLTVFLLAGFIGKAVAPKAIGVPYTKERE, from the coding sequence ATGTTTGAAACGATTATTCTCATGCTTGATGCCACGCTACGTGTGGCAACCCCGCTTATCCTTGCCTCGCTTGCCGGTATGTTTTGTGAACGCTCGGGTATCGTTAATATTGCCCTAGAAGGTAAGCTTCTGGCTGCTGCATTTGCGGGTGCTGCGACGGCACATGTCACAGGCTCCGCTTGGCTCGGTTTATTTGCGGGTGTTGGCGTGTCGGTATTACTTGCGTTACTCCACGGCTTTGCCTCGATCACCCACCGCGGCGATCAGGTCGTCAGTGGTATGGCAATCAACATCCTCGCTGCTGGCCTCACCATTACGCTTGGTCGTCACTGGTTCCAACAAGGCGGTCAAACACCAGCACTTTCAGGCGATGCGCGATTTGCGCCTATCACCTTCCCAGGTGCTGATGCGGTAGCGGATGTGCCTGTTCTAGGTCTCCTTTACTCAGAGCTTATCAGTGGCCACTCGATTCTGGTTTACATGGTGGTCTTCATCGTCCCAGCTTGTTGGTACCTACTGTTTAAGACGCGCTTTGGACTTCGTCTACGCGCTGTGGGTGAATCACCATCAGCCGTTGATACCGCAGGTATATCAGTAGTTCGCATGCGTTATGCTGCGGTCGCTATTTGTGGCGTGTTAGTTGGTATCGGCGGCGTTTACTTGTCCGTGGCACAAACGGCGCAGTTTATTCCAAACATGAGTGCGGGTAAGGGCTATATGGCTTTGGCGGCGCTTATCTTTGGTAAGTGGCGTCCGTTTACAGCAATGGGTGCATGTTTGCTGTTTGGCTTCTTGGATGCATTGGCGATTCGTATGCAGGGTGTATCGATTGGTGACTTCCCAATTCCTGTACAGGCGATTGAGGCGATTCCGTATGTGTTGACGGTGTTCTTGTTGGCTGGGTTTATTGGTAAGGCGGTGGCGCCTAAGGCGATTGGGGTGCCTTATACTAAGGAGCGTGAGTAG
- a CDS encoding SDR family NAD(P)-dependent oxidoreductase translates to MSMPFQLTDKVVVLIGGTSGIGEAIAKRLINAGAKLVIAGVNANEPALQTLEAHYVYADVTDEFSLSELMAIAFERYGQIDVLVNCAGSTNGYSTIMESKKSEYNANFEVNALGTALTIKHAVPYMPKGSSIINIASVAGTQGVPYLGALASSKWAVLGITQTAALELGTKQIRVNAVCPTSVDTPRAHTSGGEPQLRMEKRAVPLGRIAQPEEVAAVVHFLASEDSSFVNGQSIGVDGGFSAGMSIDAYNQLAQ, encoded by the coding sequence ATGTCTATGCCATTTCAGCTTACCGATAAAGTCGTTGTATTGATCGGTGGAACATCAGGTATCGGAGAGGCGATTGCTAAGCGTTTAATCAATGCAGGCGCAAAACTGGTGATCGCCGGTGTCAATGCGAACGAGCCGGCGCTGCAGACGTTGGAGGCGCACTATGTCTATGCCGATGTGACCGATGAGTTCTCGCTAAGCGAGCTCATGGCGATTGCGTTCGAGCGCTATGGCCAGATTGACGTGTTGGTGAACTGTGCTGGCTCGACCAATGGCTACAGCACCATCATGGAGTCGAAGAAATCGGAGTACAACGCCAACTTTGAAGTGAATGCGTTGGGTACGGCTTTGACGATCAAACACGCTGTACCTTACATGCCAAAAGGCAGCAGTATTATCAATATTGCATCGGTTGCCGGTACACAGGGCGTGCCATACCTAGGGGCGCTTGCTAGCTCAAAGTGGGCGGTTTTGGGTATTACTCAAACAGCAGCACTTGAACTTGGTACCAAGCAAATACGTGTCAACGCCGTATGCCCTACCTCTGTCGATACCCCGCGTGCGCACACGTCCGGTGGCGAGCCACAACTTCGCATGGAGAAGCGCGCCGTCCCACTTGGTCGTATCGCGCAGCCAGAAGAAGTCGCCGCGGTGGTGCATTTCTTAGCATCGGAAGACAGTAGCTTTGTGAATGGCCAATCAATTGGTGTTGACGGCGGTTTCAGCGCCGGCATGAGTATTGATGCCTACAATCAGCTCGCACAGTGA
- a CDS encoding FlgO family outer membrane protein, giving the protein MSEQAPLDIRIEENQARVKDQLNRILSSKAFDQSPKMKQLLSFVVEQTLAGNGDRLKQFTIATEVFDRDADFDHQADPIVRIQAGRVRRTLETYYLTEGVNDPLVLSIPKGRYSPLFTPQVPQAARQSTTLAQMVGETNKSLNPTITVLPFLSLSDDAEKRFFAEGFGEELATELARFDMLKVVSMHALGDTNIDPRTSADVKGLGEKLNVSFITSGTMQALGNKVRIYAKLYRTDSGEQVWAEKYTCDLATEDLFSVQDDIIAEIVAELASSFGIIHREIYASCNQKKIEHLSTYEATLRYRHYLMTLTEDTHLQAMQALLSAVQNEPDVALLHSMLAVLYFDAEMLGMGQVDNAVETGLNHARRAVELEPSNQEAQMAMLMAHQLKDDVNGIIETVDKVLDINPNAAYQIGLCGWALCMAGEFERGLELIRSSKELNPFRPPWFSIASVVYKIMQDDFDGAEKSVSKLSLRRLFWIPMLKAVIQVYKGEFKQAQASYKEMLQIRPDFEGNEERYLGAFISSPAIKNKLLEALERL; this is encoded by the coding sequence GTGTCAGAACAAGCTCCATTAGATATTCGAATCGAAGAAAATCAAGCCCGTGTGAAAGATCAACTCAATCGAATTCTTTCCAGCAAAGCATTCGACCAAAGCCCTAAGATGAAGCAGCTCCTCTCTTTCGTTGTAGAGCAAACTTTGGCGGGTAATGGAGATCGCTTAAAGCAATTTACGATTGCTACCGAGGTCTTTGATCGTGATGCTGATTTTGATCATCAAGCAGACCCAATTGTTCGAATTCAAGCGGGTCGCGTCCGACGCACTCTCGAAACGTATTATTTAACGGAAGGGGTTAATGACCCATTGGTACTGTCGATCCCTAAAGGTCGCTACAGCCCTCTCTTTACCCCTCAGGTTCCACAGGCCGCTCGTCAATCAACAACTCTGGCGCAAATGGTTGGCGAGACCAATAAATCTCTTAATCCAACCATTACTGTACTGCCATTTTTGTCTCTATCAGATGATGCTGAAAAACGCTTCTTTGCAGAAGGCTTTGGTGAAGAGCTCGCCACTGAGCTTGCTCGCTTTGACATGCTAAAAGTTGTCTCGATGCATGCCCTTGGTGATACCAATATTGACCCTCGCACGTCCGCAGATGTGAAAGGTCTTGGTGAGAAGCTCAATGTATCGTTTATTACATCAGGTACTATGCAGGCCCTTGGCAACAAGGTACGCATCTATGCCAAGCTGTATCGCACCGACAGCGGTGAGCAAGTCTGGGCTGAAAAGTACACCTGTGACCTCGCCACTGAAGACCTATTCTCTGTTCAAGACGACATCATCGCCGAGATTGTTGCTGAGCTTGCGTCTAGCTTTGGAATTATCCATCGTGAAATCTATGCGAGCTGCAATCAGAAGAAGATTGAGCACTTATCGACTTATGAAGCTACCCTGCGCTATCGTCACTACCTAATGACGCTGACAGAAGATACCCACCTTCAAGCCATGCAAGCATTGCTTAGCGCGGTACAGAACGAGCCTGATGTGGCGCTGCTTCACTCTATGCTCGCGGTTCTGTACTTTGATGCCGAGATGCTCGGTATGGGACAGGTCGACAACGCTGTTGAAACTGGTCTGAACCACGCTCGTCGCGCGGTAGAGCTAGAGCCAAGCAACCAAGAAGCACAAATGGCAATGCTGATGGCGCATCAGTTGAAAGACGACGTTAACGGCATTATAGAGACCGTCGACAAGGTATTGGATATCAACCCGAATGCGGCTTATCAGATTGGTTTGTGTGGCTGGGCATTGTGCATGGCAGGCGAATTCGAACGAGGCCTAGAGCTGATTCGCAGCTCTAAAGAGTTGAACCCGTTCCGTCCACCTTGGTTCTCGATTGCCTCTGTGGTGTATAAGATCATGCAAGATGACTTTGACGGTGCTGAGAAGTCGGTCAGCAAGCTATCGCTACGTCGTCTATTTTGGATCCCGATGCTCAAAGCGGTCATCCAAGTCTACAAGGGTGAGTTTAAACAAGCTCAAGCAAGCTACAAAGAAATGCTGCAAATCCGCCCTGACTTCGAGGGTAATGAAGAGCGATATTTGGGTGCCTTTATCTCAAGCCCGGCAATTAAAAACAAGCTACTTGAAGCCCTCGAACGTTTATAA
- the prfC gene encoding peptide chain release factor 3, translated as MSNPQFQQEVSKRRTFAIISHPDAGKTTITEKVLLFGNAIQKAGTVKGRGSAQHAKSDWMEMEKERGISVTTSVMQFPYNDCLVNLLDTPGHEDFSEDTYRTLTAVDSCLMVIDAAKGVEDRTRKLMEVTRLRDTPIVTFMNKLDRDVRDPMEVLDEVESELGMMCAPISWPIGCGKEFKGVYHIHRDETILYESGHGHEIQEVRIIKGLDNPDLDEAVGADLAESVREELELVMGACPEFELESFLKGELTPVYFGTALGNFGVDHMLDGLTKWAPAPQTRQANERDVEATEDKFSGFVFKIQANMDPKHRDRIAFMRIVSGTYKQGMKMNHVRTGKNVSISDAVTFMAGDRARAENAYAGDIIGLHNHGTIQIGDTFTQGESLKFSGIPNFAPELFRRIRLKDPLKQKQLLKGLVQLSEEGAVQVFRPLQNNDLIVGAVGVLQFDVVVARLKSEYNVEAIYESVNVATARWIECDDDKKLEEFKRKNQTNLALDGGDNLSYVAPTMVNLNLAQERFPDIKFRATREH; from the coding sequence ATGTCAAATCCTCAATTTCAGCAAGAAGTTTCTAAGCGCAGAACTTTTGCGATCATCTCTCACCCGGATGCGGGTAAAACCACCATTACTGAAAAAGTACTGTTGTTCGGAAACGCGATTCAGAAAGCAGGCACAGTAAAAGGCCGTGGCAGTGCACAGCACGCAAAATCGGACTGGATGGAAATGGAAAAAGAGCGTGGTATCTCGGTAACAACCTCCGTGATGCAGTTCCCATACAACGACTGCTTGGTGAACCTTCTTGATACCCCAGGGCACGAAGACTTCTCGGAAGATACCTATCGAACACTGACGGCGGTTGACTCTTGCTTGATGGTTATCGATGCGGCGAAAGGTGTCGAGGATCGTACTCGTAAATTGATGGAAGTTACCCGTCTCCGCGATACGCCTATCGTTACCTTCATGAACAAACTCGACCGTGACGTTCGTGACCCAATGGAAGTATTGGACGAAGTAGAAAGTGAACTTGGCATGATGTGTGCGCCAATCTCTTGGCCAATTGGTTGTGGTAAAGAGTTTAAGGGTGTGTATCACATCCACCGCGATGAAACGATTCTTTATGAATCAGGTCACGGCCACGAAATCCAAGAAGTACGCATCATCAAAGGTCTTGATAACCCAGATCTTGATGAAGCAGTGGGCGCTGATCTTGCTGAAAGTGTACGTGAAGAGCTTGAGCTAGTAATGGGCGCATGCCCTGAGTTTGAACTTGAGTCATTCCTAAAAGGTGAACTGACGCCAGTTTACTTCGGTACCGCTCTTGGTAACTTCGGTGTTGACCACATGCTAGATGGTCTGACTAAGTGGGCGCCAGCGCCACAAACTCGTCAAGCAAACGAGCGTGACGTTGAAGCGACAGAAGACAAGTTCTCTGGTTTCGTGTTCAAGATCCAAGCAAACATGGACCCTAAACACCGTGACCGTATTGCCTTCATGCGTATCGTATCGGGTACCTACAAGCAAGGTATGAAGATGAACCACGTTCGTACTGGTAAAAACGTCAGCATCTCTGACGCAGTAACCTTTATGGCGGGTGACCGTGCGCGCGCAGAAAATGCGTACGCAGGTGATATCATCGGTCTTCACAACCACGGCACTATCCAGATTGGTGATACCTTCACTCAAGGTGAATCACTGAAGTTCTCTGGTATTCCAAACTTCGCACCGGAACTGTTCCGTCGTATCCGCCTAAAAGATCCATTGAAGCAGAAGCAGCTTCTGAAAGGTCTGGTTCAGTTATCTGAAGAGGGTGCAGTACAGGTATTCCGCCCACTACAAAACAACGACCTGATCGTTGGTGCGGTTGGTGTACTTCAGTTTGACGTGGTTGTTGCGCGTCTGAAATCTGAGTACAACGTGGAAGCGATCTACGAGAGCGTTAACGTCGCAACAGCACGCTGGATTGAGTGTGACGACGATAAGAAGCTCGAAGAGTTCAAGCGCAAGAACCAAACCAACCTAGCGCTGGATGGTGGCGACAACCTAAGCTACGTTGCACCGACTATGGTGAACCTAAACCTAGCGCAAGAGCGTTTCCCAGATATTAAGTTCCGCGCGACGCGTGAGCACTAA
- a CDS encoding ABC transporter ATP-binding protein, with translation MTHGQSIAIELKQIDKRFGAVHANKYIDLKVPQGTIHGIIGENGAGKSTLMSIIYGFYHADAGEMTVNGERYKPANSQEAIKAGIGMVHQHFMLVETFTVLENIVLGAEDGWKLQESLGKAKKKLKALAEDYGLEVPLDAIVGELPVGLQQRVEILKALYRGAKILILDEPTGVLTPQEADHLFKILDKLRQQGTTIMIITHKLREVLAITDNISVMRQGAMVEHVVTADTNKEQLAELMVGRKVRLKVDKSEANPKKELIKVDNLQYFDDAGVERVKSVSFGVRQGEVVGIAGVSGNGQSEILALLSGIIQPYSGSIDINGSHIDKHTVLDPQQVRAIGVGHIPEDRHKQGLINKFEAQEAYILGYHHLPQYNKGLLQDKQAIKESCQASMDKWDVRPNDTTLKTANFSGGNQQKLVIAREMEQNPDVLLVGQPTRGVDIGAIEYIHQQIIAARDADKAVLLVSVELDEILSLSDRILVVFDGAIVGEVSIKDADEKTLGLMMANIMPDHLKSAAANQPQGESA, from the coding sequence GTGACACATGGACAATCTATTGCCATCGAACTCAAGCAGATCGATAAGCGATTTGGCGCGGTGCACGCCAACAAGTATATCGACCTGAAAGTTCCACAAGGCACGATTCACGGCATCATTGGTGAAAATGGTGCAGGCAAGTCCACTCTTATGAGTATTATTTACGGTTTTTACCACGCAGATGCAGGCGAGATGACCGTCAATGGCGAACGTTATAAGCCAGCGAACTCTCAGGAAGCGATCAAGGCAGGCATCGGCATGGTGCACCAACACTTTATGTTGGTGGAGACTTTTACCGTACTCGAGAACATTGTTCTCGGCGCTGAAGATGGATGGAAGCTACAAGAAAGCCTTGGCAAAGCTAAGAAGAAACTCAAAGCACTGGCCGAAGATTATGGCTTGGAGGTCCCTTTAGACGCCATAGTTGGCGAGCTTCCGGTAGGTCTTCAACAGCGAGTGGAGATCTTAAAGGCGCTCTATCGCGGCGCGAAGATCTTGATCCTCGATGAGCCAACGGGCGTGCTGACACCTCAAGAAGCGGATCACCTATTTAAGATCCTCGACAAACTGCGCCAGCAAGGCACCACCATTATGATCATCACGCACAAACTGCGTGAAGTATTGGCGATCACCGATAACATCTCCGTCATGCGCCAAGGGGCGATGGTGGAACATGTGGTCACCGCCGACACCAATAAAGAGCAACTGGCTGAGCTGATGGTAGGACGCAAAGTTCGCCTCAAAGTCGATAAGTCAGAAGCCAATCCGAAGAAAGAGCTGATTAAAGTCGATAACTTACAGTACTTTGATGACGCAGGCGTCGAGCGCGTGAAAAGCGTGAGCTTTGGCGTGCGTCAAGGTGAAGTGGTCGGTATTGCCGGCGTATCTGGCAATGGGCAATCCGAGATCCTCGCCCTGCTTTCCGGCATCATCCAGCCTTATTCGGGCAGCATTGACATTAACGGCAGCCACATCGATAAGCACACCGTGCTTGATCCGCAGCAGGTTCGCGCGATCGGCGTCGGTCATATTCCTGAAGATCGCCACAAGCAAGGACTCATCAACAAGTTCGAGGCGCAAGAGGCCTATATCCTTGGCTACCATCACCTGCCGCAATACAACAAAGGTCTTCTGCAAGACAAGCAGGCCATCAAGGAGAGCTGTCAGGCGAGCATGGATAAGTGGGATGTGCGCCCTAACGACACGACTTTGAAAACCGCTAACTTCTCCGGTGGTAACCAGCAAAAGCTAGTGATTGCCCGTGAAATGGAACAAAACCCGGATGTGCTTTTGGTCGGACAGCCGACTCGTGGGGTTGATATCGGCGCTATTGAATACATCCACCAGCAGATCATCGCAGCGCGTGATGCCGATAAAGCCGTACTTTTAGTCTCGGTAGAGCTCGATGAAATATTGAGCCTTTCTGACCGAATTCTTGTCGTGTTCGATGGCGCGATTGTCGGCGAAGTGTCAATCAAAGATGCCGATGAGAAAACCCTAGGTCTTATGATGGCAAACATCATGCCTGACCACCTTAAATCGGCAGCGGCCAATCAGCCACAAGGAGAAAGTGCATGA
- a CDS encoding ABC transporter permease has translation MSQAKVPAWVTVALLPAINVLVAFLVSALLFMYIDINPIDAAKVMWTGAFGYAEGFGYTMYYATGFIFTGLAVAVAFHAGLFNIGGEGQAYIGGLGVGLICLTLGEYAPWYFVFPVAIVVGGLFGAAWAFIPAYLQAKRGSHIVITTIMFNFIASSLMAYLLVDILKPETTMATESRVFAASSWLPKMHEILSVVGIEMAPSPMNLSFIFALLCCVFVWLLMWHSRWGYEIRSVGSNPSAANYAGIKYVKIIILTMLISGMLAGFFGLNVLQGELHQIKLNFVEGFGFTGIAVALMGRNHPVGVLLASLLFGFLYQGGAELSFEYGVDRNIVVVLQGLVILFSGALEHMFRPSLERTYLKLFGKKQAEQQAEKGVA, from the coding sequence ATGAGCCAAGCAAAAGTTCCAGCTTGGGTAACCGTGGCTCTGCTACCAGCGATTAACGTGCTGGTGGCATTCCTAGTGTCTGCCCTGCTGTTTATGTATATCGACATCAATCCGATTGATGCTGCAAAAGTGATGTGGACGGGTGCCTTTGGTTACGCCGAGGGCTTTGGCTACACCATGTATTACGCCACAGGCTTTATCTTTACCGGACTTGCTGTCGCCGTCGCGTTTCACGCGGGTCTGTTTAACATCGGTGGCGAAGGTCAGGCCTACATTGGCGGTCTCGGTGTGGGGCTTATCTGCCTCACCTTAGGCGAATATGCCCCTTGGTATTTTGTGTTTCCGGTAGCAATTGTTGTCGGCGGCCTATTTGGTGCAGCGTGGGCGTTTATCCCTGCTTATCTACAAGCCAAACGGGGCTCTCACATCGTTATCACCACCATCATGTTCAACTTTATCGCCTCTTCTTTGATGGCGTACTTGTTGGTCGATATCCTCAAGCCAGAAACCACCATGGCAACAGAAAGCCGGGTCTTTGCGGCTTCAAGTTGGCTACCAAAGATGCATGAGATCCTCTCGGTCGTTGGGATTGAAATGGCACCAAGCCCAATGAACCTGAGCTTTATCTTTGCTCTTTTGTGCTGTGTGTTTGTGTGGCTACTGATGTGGCACTCACGCTGGGGCTACGAGATCCGCTCTGTGGGCTCTAACCCATCGGCAGCTAACTACGCAGGCATCAAGTATGTGAAGATCATCATCTTGACCATGCTTATCTCAGGCATGTTGGCGGGCTTCTTTGGCCTGAACGTACTTCAAGGTGAGCTACACCAGATCAAACTGAACTTCGTTGAAGGCTTTGGCTTTACCGGTATCGCCGTTGCACTGATGGGTCGTAACCACCCAGTGGGTGTACTGCTCGCAAGCTTATTGTTCGGCTTCCTATACCAAGGCGGTGCGGAGCTAAGCTTTGAGTACGGTGTTGACCGAAACATCGTTGTGGTACTGCAAGGCTTGGTGATCCTATTCTCTGGCGCACTTGAGCATATGTTCCGCCCATCTCTAGAGAGAACCTACCTCAAACTGTTCGGCAAGAAGCAAGCTGAGCAACAAGCAGAGAAAGGAGTCGCTTGA
- a CDS encoding BamA/TamA family outer membrane protein — translation MEKTNNRIILAAISALCVSSNVGAMGQFIDPKDGMFDASKWVLDNAVGFMPVPIIITDPAVGAGGGAALLFFHESEKRKQLREDNPDEVVGLPPSVTAVAAAATENGSWLTGAFHFGSWQEDTWRYQGGLFYGSFNLKYYVVDTPFDFNIDGLYFMQDIDYRVAGSDWFVGAKYSILSSKSTFDLGGSIPNIPPIDFDLEDAGVELKVTYDSRDTIFTPNDGLKAKLSADFHNTAFGGDVDYTKARAQVNYFAPVRDDLIIGVRGDYQTVTDDAPYYARPFINMRGIAAMRYQGQDMALAELEARYDITPRWSIIGFTGTGKAIEDGQSFSDAEYQSVVGGGFRYLVARQLNMRVGVDAAKGPEEWAYYITVGHAWQL, via the coding sequence ATGGAAAAGACGAATAATAGGATAATTCTGGCAGCGATTTCAGCCTTGTGTGTCTCGTCAAATGTTGGAGCGATGGGACAGTTTATTGATCCCAAGGATGGAATGTTTGATGCGAGTAAATGGGTGCTGGATAACGCCGTGGGTTTTATGCCTGTGCCCATCATTATTACTGACCCAGCCGTTGGCGCTGGTGGTGGTGCAGCGTTACTGTTTTTCCATGAATCTGAGAAGCGCAAACAGCTTAGAGAAGATAACCCCGACGAAGTGGTGGGTTTGCCGCCAAGTGTCACGGCAGTGGCAGCGGCGGCAACCGAGAATGGCTCTTGGCTAACCGGCGCATTCCATTTTGGTTCATGGCAAGAAGACACTTGGCGCTACCAAGGTGGTTTGTTCTATGGCTCTTTCAACCTCAAATACTACGTTGTCGATACCCCGTTTGATTTTAATATCGATGGTCTCTATTTCATGCAGGACATTGACTATCGAGTTGCGGGCAGCGATTGGTTTGTTGGTGCTAAGTACTCGATTCTTTCTTCAAAAAGTACGTTCGATTTAGGCGGCTCGATCCCAAATATTCCGCCAATCGATTTTGATTTAGAGGACGCAGGTGTCGAGCTTAAGGTTACCTATGACAGTCGGGATACCATCTTTACGCCTAATGATGGGCTAAAAGCTAAGCTAAGTGCTGACTTCCACAATACGGCATTTGGTGGCGACGTCGACTACACAAAAGCTCGTGCACAGGTGAACTATTTCGCCCCTGTTCGAGATGATCTCATTATCGGCGTCAGAGGGGATTACCAAACGGTTACAGACGATGCGCCATACTACGCAAGACCTTTTATTAATATGCGCGGTATTGCCGCCATGCGTTATCAAGGGCAGGATATGGCATTGGCTGAGCTTGAGGCGCGCTATGACATTACACCTCGTTGGTCAATCATCGGATTTACTGGAACCGGTAAAGCCATTGAAGATGGGCAAAGCTTCTCCGATGCAGAGTATCAGAGTGTCGTCGGTGGAGGCTTCCGATACCTTGTTGCAAGACAGCTTAATATGCGGGTAGGTGTGGATGCTGCGAAAGGTCCAGAGGAGTGGGCGTATTACATTACTGTCGGGCATGCGTGGCAGTTATAG
- a CDS encoding MFS transporter, with product MTIFRPWYLAQMSVGVVQWVGIALMLTPLIIERTGSGALMGTVMSLVGLFGVCAPLIGWLADKYSIHRELQKVALFSHLTSLILLYFAGTTSYMYILVGLSIGIGTVTQLVLNPAFVLNALNEQDQSRGLSRLFQMQFFGIVVAGSLVGLVSLLGWSSEQQLLLLMMLVVVSIITVFISPPPRITTSGESEDSVQATSKSASTLAFIVFLVTVFISMFTSSNLMETGPIIIKEVFNVDLGHSAFGLAASAVVTMLLLEPAGRYAQKFGSYVVWMAALACYAVTSIGLWLAVDTGVSSLVPILLIMLMMQAISWFDMAIPAIAESLSPSSPALTQGLLLFAMAGGFGAGTFIAGQLIELNGFVSVVNYCAGSIVVTLILAGVTLLLKKK from the coding sequence ATGACCATATTTAGGCCATGGTACTTGGCACAGATGTCCGTTGGTGTCGTTCAGTGGGTTGGTATTGCCCTTATGTTGACACCGCTCATTATTGAGCGAACAGGCAGCGGGGCTCTAATGGGTACGGTAATGTCGCTGGTCGGTCTGTTTGGTGTCTGCGCACCCTTGATTGGTTGGCTGGCAGACAAATACTCCATTCACCGCGAGCTGCAAAAGGTGGCGCTGTTTTCCCACCTAACCTCACTCATTCTGCTCTACTTTGCTGGCACCACAAGCTACATGTATATTCTGGTTGGACTCAGTATTGGTATTGGCACCGTCACACAGCTTGTGCTCAACCCTGCCTTTGTACTCAATGCACTCAATGAACAAGATCAAAGCCGTGGGTTAAGTCGGTTATTTCAAATGCAGTTTTTTGGCATTGTGGTCGCTGGTAGTTTAGTTGGCTTGGTATCACTTTTAGGCTGGAGCTCTGAGCAGCAATTGCTGCTATTGATGATGCTTGTCGTGGTTTCGATCATCACCGTGTTTATCTCGCCTCCTCCACGAATCACCACAAGCGGTGAATCTGAAGACAGCGTTCAAGCTACTTCAAAAAGTGCCAGTACTCTTGCTTTCATAGTGTTTCTCGTGACCGTGTTCATTTCGATGTTCACCTCAAGCAACCTGATGGAAACGGGGCCTATCATCATAAAAGAGGTGTTTAATGTAGACCTCGGGCACTCCGCCTTTGGCCTTGCTGCTTCAGCCGTAGTTACGATGCTACTACTTGAACCAGCGGGACGTTACGCGCAGAAGTTTGGGTCTTATGTTGTCTGGATGGCAGCTTTGGCTTGCTATGCCGTAACCTCAATAGGTTTATGGCTAGCGGTCGATACTGGCGTGTCGAGCTTGGTCCCTATCCTACTCATTATGCTGATGATGCAGGCAATCTCTTGGTTTGATATGGCTATACCCGCGATTGCTGAGTCACTTAGCCCAAGCTCACCGGCGCTGACACAAGGGTTACTATTGTTTGCAATGGCTGGGGGTTTTGGTGCGGGCACCTTTATCGCAGGTCAATTAATAGAGCTAAACGGGTTTGTCTCGGTGGTTAACTATTGTGCAGGCAGTATTGTGGTTACACTGATACTCGCGGGGGTAACCTTACTTCTCAAGAAAAAGTAG
- the rimI gene encoding ribosomal protein S18-alanine N-acetyltransferase encodes MPTTDITFTEIQTSHLDAIVNIESQAHSHPWKTSMLHDLNGRGAHNVVMLVDEQPVGYFYAQNIVGEVSLLNIAVSPLHQGKGYGRQLVQHFLAYCETAQAESAWLEVRESNVPAVSLYLAEGFNEVDRRRDYYPTEDGREDAVIMCYHFLFSAM; translated from the coding sequence GTGCCTACAACTGATATCACCTTTACTGAGATACAAACATCCCATCTCGACGCTATTGTAAATATTGAGAGTCAAGCGCATAGCCACCCTTGGAAAACTTCCATGCTCCATGACCTAAACGGTCGAGGCGCACACAATGTGGTTATGCTGGTGGATGAACAGCCGGTTGGCTATTTCTATGCTCAGAATATTGTTGGTGAAGTGTCGCTATTAAACATTGCGGTGTCACCACTTCATCAAGGCAAAGGTTATGGTCGTCAATTGGTCCAGCACTTTTTAGCCTACTGTGAGACTGCCCAAGCGGAGAGTGCATGGCTAGAGGTGAGAGAGAGTAATGTGCCCGCTGTGTCACTCTATTTGGCGGAGGGCTTTAATGAGGTCGACCGACGCCGTGATTACTACCCAACCGAAGATGGTCGTGAAGACGCGGTCATCATGTGCTATCACTTTCTGTTTTCAGCAATGTGA